Proteins encoded together in one Xyrauchen texanus isolate HMW12.3.18 chromosome 50, RBS_HiC_50CHRs, whole genome shotgun sequence window:
- the capn1b gene encoding calpain-1 catalytic subunit b — protein MYSFGGVSSRIQKERLQAEGMGTNENAVKFLNQDYEELKRECLESGRLFEDPCFPAVPQSLGFKELAPHSAKTRGVQWIRPTDLSNNPQFIVGGATRTDICQGALGDCWLLAAIASLTLNDKLLHRVVPHGQSFTDEYAGIFHFQFWQFGEWVDIVIDDRLPVKDKELMFVHSAEGNEFWSALLEKAYAKLNGSYEALSGGSTTEGFEDFTGGVAEMYELRKAPKDLHRIIAKALERGSLLGCSIDITSALDMEAVTFKKLVKGHAYSVTGLREVNFRGRRERLIRIRNPWGQVEWTGAWSDNSSEWNGIDHAEREEMNNHMEDGEFWMPFEEFKRQFSRLEICNLSPDALSEDTLNFWNTIKLNGTWRKGSTAGGCRNHPNTFWINPQYKITLLEEDDDPEDDEVACSLLVALMQKGRRRYRKQGQDMHTIGFALYEVPEEFRGSQSVHLKKDFFLRKSSCARSDTFINLREVSARLKLPPGEYLIVPSTFEPGKEADFVLRVFTEKQSETQEMDDEISFNLDEEEEISEVDIKDSFKAMFAQLSGEDMEISVHELRTILNRVVCKHKDLKTDGFGMESCRCMVSLMDKDGSARLGLLEFQILWNKIIKWLGIFRQFDLDKSGTMSSYEMRLAVESAGFKLNNNLHQILVARYSNGETIDFDNFVCCLVKLEAMFKAFTELDREGKGVAELNISEWLYMSMCG, from the exons ATGTATTCGTTTGGTGGGGTGTCGTCACGAATCCAGAAGGAGCGTCTGCAGGCAGAAGGGATGGGAACCAATGAGAATGCAGTAAAGTTCCTGAACCAGGACTACGAGGAGCTGAAGAGAGAGTGTTTGGAGAGCGGGAGGCTTTTTGAGGACCCCTGCTTTCCTGCCGTGCCCCAATCACTGGGATTCAAGGAACTCGCTCCGCACTCCGCCAAAACACGCGGTGTGCAGTGGATAAGACCAACA GACCTATCAAACAATCCTCAGTTCATAGTGGGCGGAGCCACACGGACAGATATTTGCCAGGGGGCTCTTG gtGACTGCTGGCTGTTGGCTGCCATAGCATCCCTGACTTTAAACGACAAGCTCCTTCACAGAGTTGTGCCTCATGGACAAAGTTTTACTGACGAGTATGCGGGTATCTTCCACTTTCAG TTCTGGCAGTTTGGCGAGTGGGTGGATATTGTGATTGACGACAGGTTGCCTGTGAAGGATAAAGAGCTGATGTTTGTTCACTCAGCAGAAGGAAATGAATTCTGGAGCGCCCTGCTGGAGAAGGCCTATGCCAA GCTGAATGGCTCATATGAAGCTCTGTCTGGCGGTTCCACCACTGAAGGCTTTGAGGATTTCACAGGTGGAGTGGCTGAGATGTACGAGCTGCGTAAAGCTCCTAAAGACCTGCACCGCATCATTGCCAAAGCCTTGGAGAGAGGCTCACTGTTGGGCTGCTCGATTGAT atCACCAGTGCCCTCGACATGGAGGCTGTAACCTTTAAGAAGCTGGTGAAGGGACATGCATACTCCGTCACAGGTCTCAGAGAG GTAAATTTCCGTGGCCGCAGAGAGAGGCTCATCCGCATCCGTAACCCTTGGGGGCAAGTTGAATGGACTGGAGCTTGGAGTGACAA TTCTTCTGAGTGGAATGGAATTGACCATGCAGAGAGAGAGGAAATGAACAACCACATGGAGGATGGCGAGTTCTG GATGCCATTTGAGGAGTTCAAACGTCAGTTTTCTCGGCTGGAGATCTGTAATCTATCCCCAGATGCTCTGAGTGAAGATACTCTAAATTTCTGGAACACCATTAAGCTTAATGGCACCTGGAGGAAGGGAAGTACAGCAGGGGGCTGCAGGAACCACCCCA ACACATTCTGGATAAACCCGCAGTATAAGATCACACTCTTGGAGGAAGATGACGATCCTGAGGATGACGAGGTGGCCTGCAGCTTACTGGTGGCCCTGATGCAGAAGGGCAGGCGACGATACCGCAAGCAGGGACAGGACATGCACACCATTGGCTTTGCCTTATATGAG GTGCCAGAAGAG tttcgTGGTTCCCAGAGCGTTCACCTTAAGAAGGACTTCTTCTTGCGTAAATCATCTTGTGCACGCTCGGATACATTCATTAACCTGCGTGAGGTGAGTGCGCGGCTCAAGCTGCCTCCGGGCGAGTACCTCATCGTCCCCTCCACGTTTGAGCCTGGAAAGGAGGCCGACTTCGTCCTGAGAGTCTTCACAGAGAAACAATCAGAAACACA aGAGATGGATGATGAGATTTCATTTAACCTGGATGAGGAA GAGGAGATTTCAGAAGTGGACATTAAGGATTCTTTTAAAGCAATGTTTGCTCAGCTGTCAGGCGAG GACATGGAGATTTCAGTTCATGAGCTCAGAACTATTCTGAACAGAGTGGTGTGCAAAC ACAAGGATCTTAAGACAGATGGGTTCGGTATGGAGTCGTGTAGGTGTATGGTCAGCCTGATGGAT AAAGATGGTAGTGCACGACTGGGACTTTTGGAGTTTCAGATTCTGTGGAATAAAATCATAAAGTGGCTG GGCATTTTCAGACAATTTGATCTAGATAAATCTGGCACCATGAGCTCTTACGAGATGCGTCTGGCTGTGGAGTCAGCAG GCTTCAAGCTCAATAACAATTTGCATCAGATACTGGTGGCTCGATATTCCAATGGCGAAACGATTGACTTTGACAACTTTGTCTGTTGCCTGGTCAAACTGGAGGCTATGTTCA AGGCTTTTACAGAGCTGGACAGAGAAGGAAAAGGGGTTGCAGAGCTGAATATCAGTGAG TGGCTGTACATGAGCATGTGTGGTTGA